One window of Novipirellula aureliae genomic DNA carries:
- a CDS encoding tyrosine-type recombinase/integrase has product MASLEQRNGFYRVVFRYGGQKFSRSLKTTNQRTARLTFDQLEDNLRRLELGTLILEPGADVAAVLLSSGAISKQPKASARILFGDMLDRYIASIPETSIEQTTRGMLGTHVKHLKRLFGIRFKPSEITLEKLQAYVNNRAAEKGIRGRTVSAVTIGKELTTLKTAWSWAGESGFVHAELPNRSRLRMPKTEEKPPFKTWVEIERIINRAQLSESEARDYWDCVYLNQEEIADLLTDIAAFEVYSFIFPMFAAAAYTGARRSELLRSQIEDVDLETGVFVIREKKRIKGTRSTRSVPISPKLSEILTTWFDQHPGGRNTFSLTGEPLSPDQAHDYFVRTLENSKWDTLRGWHVLRHSFISNCASAGVDQRMIDDWVGHQTEAMRRRYRHLFPAKQKEALAAVFS; this is encoded by the coding sequence ATGGCTTCCCTAGAACAAAGAAACGGCTTTTACCGCGTTGTCTTCCGCTATGGCGGACAGAAATTCTCTCGCTCTCTGAAAACAACCAATCAGCGAACAGCGCGGCTAACTTTTGACCAGCTCGAAGACAACCTTCGGCGATTGGAACTTGGCACCCTAATCTTGGAACCGGGTGCCGACGTTGCAGCAGTGCTGCTATCCTCGGGGGCGATCAGTAAGCAGCCCAAAGCGAGCGCCCGCATATTGTTCGGCGACATGCTTGATCGCTACATCGCAAGCATCCCCGAAACTTCCATCGAGCAAACGACCAGGGGCATGCTGGGCACTCACGTCAAACACCTGAAACGCTTGTTTGGTATTCGTTTCAAGCCTTCCGAGATAACCCTTGAGAAGCTGCAAGCCTACGTGAACAATCGCGCCGCTGAGAAAGGAATTCGAGGTCGAACGGTCAGCGCAGTGACAATCGGCAAGGAACTCACGACGCTAAAGACAGCATGGAGTTGGGCGGGTGAGTCGGGATTTGTTCATGCGGAACTGCCGAATCGATCTCGCCTCCGTATGCCAAAAACGGAGGAGAAACCGCCGTTCAAGACGTGGGTTGAGATTGAGCGGATTATCAACCGGGCTCAGTTAAGCGAATCGGAGGCTCGAGACTATTGGGACTGTGTCTATTTGAACCAGGAAGAGATCGCCGACTTGCTAACCGACATCGCTGCTTTCGAGGTCTATTCGTTTATCTTTCCGATGTTCGCGGCTGCTGCCTACACCGGGGCACGCCGCAGCGAACTGCTGCGTTCACAGATTGAAGACGTTGATCTTGAAACAGGGGTGTTCGTGATTCGGGAAAAGAAGAGAATCAAGGGCACACGGTCCACGCGTTCGGTCCCCATTTCGCCAAAGCTATCTGAGATTCTGACTACCTGGTTCGATCAGCATCCCGGCGGCAGAAACACCTTCTCGCTTACCGGCGAGCCCCTCTCGCCAGACCAAGCCCACGACTACTTCGTCCGTACACTGGAGAATTCCAAGTGGGACACCCTGCGTGGCTGGCATGTGCTGCGACATAGCTTCATCAGCAATTGTGCTTCCGCCGGCGTCGATCAGCGAATGATCGACGATTGGGTGGGCCACCAGACGGAGGCTATGCGCCGTCGCTATCGTCACCTGTTCCCCGCAAAACAGAAAGAAGCCTTGGCTGCCGTGTTTAGCTAG
- a CDS encoding ribbon-helix-helix domain-containing protein — MSSSLNLSLTDELRAFVNQNSGDGTLYATPSEYVRDLLRQQKARQEAASARDAIIEGYQDAIEGRTFEFKGDLQSLLKKVKK, encoded by the coding sequence ATGTCCAGCTCGCTTAATCTCTCGCTCACAGACGAACTTCGAGCCTTCGTGAACCAGAATTCTGGTGACGGCACCCTGTATGCGACGCCGAGCGAATATGTCCGAGACTTACTAAGGCAACAGAAAGCCCGTCAGGAAGCCGCATCAGCTCGTGACGCCATCATCGAAGGCTACCAGGATGCAATCGAAGGCCGAACCTTCGAGTTCAAGGGCGACTTGCAGAGCTTGCTGAAGAAGGTCAAGAAGTGA
- a CDS encoding type II toxin-antitoxin system RelE/ParE family toxin — MSKRKPTTVRVHLTERALRDIAQIEQYSIEQFGKATAKRYLSDLEAAIHRLAEHPGLLTQTTDFHPSLHFYRSGRHVLVCDRQADGIVILTLLHATMDIPERLSELEPTLRAETELLNRKLQQAKKSSD; from the coding sequence GTGAGCAAACGCAAACCAACCACGGTTCGCGTTCACCTCACCGAGCGTGCGCTTCGAGACATTGCCCAGATCGAACAGTATTCGATTGAGCAATTCGGCAAGGCGACTGCCAAGCGGTATCTCAGCGACCTAGAAGCAGCGATTCATCGTCTCGCTGAACATCCTGGATTGTTGACTCAGACGACCGATTTCCATCCGTCGCTGCATTTCTACCGCTCTGGTCGTCACGTGCTGGTCTGCGACAGGCAAGCGGACGGCATTGTCATTCTGACACTGCTGCACGCAACGATGGACATTCCCGAGCGTCTCAGCGAACTCGAACCGACGCTGCGAGCGGAGACGGAATTGCTGAACCGAAAACTCCAGCAAGCGAAGAAGAGTTCCGACTAA
- a CDS encoding helix-turn-helix domain-containing protein, whose amino-acid sequence MSETELSTRLDRIEILLSTLIEQEQAKEYYTTAEVAKMLQRAEFTVREWCRLRRVLAEKRACGRGRAKEWIISHEELDRIRNEGLLPIQ is encoded by the coding sequence GTGAGTGAGACAGAACTATCAACCCGTCTCGACCGTATTGAGATTCTATTGTCAACACTGATTGAGCAAGAGCAAGCAAAAGAATACTACACGACCGCCGAGGTAGCGAAGATGCTCCAGCGGGCGGAGTTCACGGTTCGCGAGTGGTGTCGGCTTCGTCGCGTTCTCGCAGAGAAGCGGGCGTGTGGGCGAGGCCGTGCGAAAGAGTGGATCATCTCGCACGAGGAACTTGATCGAATCCGAAACGAGGGTTTGCTTCCGATTCAGTGA
- a CDS encoding MT-A70 family methyltransferase, producing the protein MGIFSKSESGGTTPRADVDLKQGELVIESGMDKSDVVKDSSGELLALSEVQRALSEIESVEDIKEIRDKAEAVRKYVESAGLGLEMQNKAAELKLRAERKAGEMLAEMKLHGGDRRSDEQDDRLRLTDLGISKDQSSRWQLLARVPAKLFDDFVAQFTVHQVELTTAEALRYARTLKARKESAATGGQPEQTDSGLLQWPELVEAGIKFGCIYASLDHGSGNAMPLEKLRQLEIESIAAEQSHCHLWTSHEQSNHAESILRAWGFEPRDIFIWVKPKRGPGEYWRRAHELLMLGVRGDCPFLDKSIHSWIQANRPRHGGKPSKVRELIETVSPGPYLELFADRPARGWQCCRVSDDS; encoded by the coding sequence ATGGGAATTTTTAGCAAGAGTGAGTCAGGTGGAACAACTCCCCGAGCGGACGTAGACCTCAAGCAAGGAGAACTCGTCATAGAGTCTGGTATGGACAAGAGTGATGTAGTGAAGGATTCATCGGGCGAGCTTCTAGCATTGTCCGAAGTCCAACGGGCGCTATCGGAGATCGAGTCCGTCGAAGACATCAAAGAGATCCGTGATAAAGCGGAGGCAGTGCGCAAGTATGTCGAGAGCGCTGGGCTTGGTCTGGAAATGCAGAACAAAGCAGCAGAGCTGAAACTGCGTGCGGAACGCAAAGCAGGTGAGATGCTTGCTGAGATGAAGCTGCATGGTGGTGATCGTCGCAGTGACGAACAAGACGATCGATTGCGATTAACTGACCTTGGTATTTCCAAGGATCAGTCTTCTCGGTGGCAGCTATTGGCCCGCGTGCCCGCAAAGCTATTTGATGACTTTGTGGCGCAGTTTACCGTGCATCAGGTGGAACTCACGACGGCAGAGGCACTCCGCTATGCCAGGACCCTGAAAGCGCGAAAGGAGAGTGCTGCAACCGGGGGACAGCCAGAGCAAACAGATAGCGGGCTTTTGCAGTGGCCAGAGTTGGTTGAGGCGGGCATCAAGTTCGGATGTATTTATGCATCTCTCGATCATGGATCTGGGAACGCCATGCCCCTAGAAAAACTGCGTCAATTGGAAATTGAGTCGATTGCCGCTGAGCAGTCCCATTGTCATTTATGGACATCTCACGAGCAATCAAACCATGCTGAGAGCATTCTCCGGGCATGGGGGTTTGAGCCTCGTGACATCTTTATTTGGGTGAAACCCAAAAGGGGACCAGGCGAGTATTGGCGGCGGGCTCATGAGCTGTTGATGCTAGGCGTTCGTGGAGACTGCCCGTTCTTGGATAAGTCGATTCATAGTTGGATTCAGGCAAACCGGCCTCGCCATGGCGGAAAGCCAAGCAAAGTCCGAGAGTTGATTGAGACGGTAAGCCCTGGCCCGTATTTGGAGCTGTTTGCGGATCGGCCCGCACGCGGTTGGCAATGTTGCCGGGTAAGCGATGACAGCTGA